A section of the Amblyomma americanum isolate KBUSLIRL-KWMA chromosome 2, ASM5285725v1, whole genome shotgun sequence genome encodes:
- the LOC144121606 gene encoding rab5 GDP/GTP exchange factor-like isoform X2 — protein MRTALKGLFSSPVVFGGDAKLASVGLVDDGAEVRGGYSFSSWLSRSASESPEGYPSSASQPGLIEPSPFSRFAEKKRQHAEKRTKTLRSIIRRSNTVKESVSSRDLQLSSLESNPATKELKDFLRGLKESAACDVIRQVKAAVDRIHKMSRDQSIDELSSLVQDFYQKMHERFETHAHYQGLEPDEVEQLMDLTENYLMSLTYKSIFEFISTADEEKDLAIQRRIRSLSWVAARHLELELDDRQPPVRDVVDRAITHIIELDSRHSPREKLACVVRCSQQLFEALRMGPQGPRPASADEFLPAMVYVVLRANPPLLHSNIKYVTRFSAPSRLLSGEAGYYFTNLCCAVSFIENLTAESLNLPAEEFERYVTGEAVPPGGYDQGASEGLRLMYSNLALLSDMRQRQERLAEGTRLLRGRINEFRETVSREVEQALAQAPLTPSGYKVPADLDVRYVPAFLRDVVLRELHEEDGLLLQLDTPPPAPLAQVASTDPSATAPLEDVQRVLLASGDPMSPDTLEACLPPPLQPVVVSANAEARAQPAEPPLPPPAAAELPCAAPVVEATDQA, from the exons ATGCGCACGGCTTTGAAGGGCCTCTTTTCTTCTCCCGTTGTGTTTGGTGGTGATGCCAAGCTGGCGTCTGTTGGGCTAGTGGATGACGGTGCGGAGGTCCGAGGAGGCTACTCGTTTTCTTCGTG GCTCTCCCGCAGTGCGAGTGAGTCCCCCGAAGGCTACCCCAGCAGTGCCTCGCAGCCTGGCCTCATTGAGCCATCTCCGTTCTCGAGGTTTGCTGAGAAAAAGCGGCAGCATGCGGAGAAGCGTACCAAGACTCTGCGGAGCATCATTCGCCGGTCCAACACTGTCAAAG AGTCTGTGAGCTCCAGGGACCTTCAGCTAAGCAGCTTAGAAAGCAATCCCGCAACCAAGGAGCTCAAGGACTTCCTGCGTGGCCTGAAGGAGTCAGCTGCTTGTGATGTCATCCGACAG GTCAAAGCAGCAGTCGACCGCATCCACAAGATGTCCCGGGACCAGTCTATTGACGAGCTGTCAAGCCTGGTGCAAGACTTCTACCAGAAGATGCATGAGCGCTTTGAGACGCACGCCCACTACCAAG GCTTGGAGCCTGACGAGGTGGAGCAGCTCATGGACTTGACCGAGAACTATCTGATGAGTCTCACTTACAAGTCCATCTTCGAGTTCATCTCGACAGCAGATGAGGAAAAGGACCTGGCAATCCAGCGGCGCATCCGCTCCCTTAGCTGGGTGGCGGCACGGCACCTCGAGCTGGAGCTGGATGACCGGCAGCCGCCCGTGCGCGACGTCGTTGACCGTGCCATCACACACATCATCGAGCTCGACTCACGCCACAGTCCCCGCGAGAagctggcctgtgtagtgcgcTGCAGCCAGCAGCTGTTCGAGGCCCTACGCATGGGGCCTCAGGGCCCACGACCCGCGTCGGCCGACGAGTTTCTGCCGGCCATGGTGTATGTGGTGCTGCGTGCCAACCCGCCCCTGCTCCACTCCAACATCAAATACGTGACGCGGTTCAGCGCCCCCAGCCGGCTGCTCAGCGGAGAGGCCGGCTACTACTTCACCAACCTG tgctgtgcagtgtccttCATCGAGAACTTGACAGCCGAGTCGTTGAACCTGCCAGCGGAAGAGTTTGAGCGCTATGTGACGGGCGAGGCTGTACCCCCCGGTGGCTACGACCAGGGCGCCAGTGAGGGCCTGCGGCTCATGTACTCCAACCTGGCCCTGCTCTCAGACATGCGCCAGCGCCAAGAGAGACTCGCTGAGGGCACGAGGCTGCTGCGGGGGCGAATCAACGAGTTTCGG GAGACTGTCTCTCGCGAAGTAGAGCAGGCCTTGGCACAGGCGCCACTCACACCTAGCGGTTACAAGGTGCCTGCCGACCTGGACGTGCGATATGTGCCAGCTTTCCTGCGCGACGTTGTGCTCCGTGAGCTGCACGAAGAAGATGGCCTGCTGCTGCAGTTGGACACGCCTCCACCCGCACCGCTGGCACAGGTTGCGTCCACTGACCCATCTGCCACTGCGCCCCTTGAG GACGTGCAGAGGGTGCTGCTGGCCTCTGGCGACCCCATGTCTCCTGACACCCTGGAGGCATGCCTGCCCCCACCGTTGCAGCCCGTTGTCGTCAGCGCGAATGCGGAAGCGAGGGCACAGCCAGCGGAGCCGCCTCtgccgccgccagcagctgcggAGCTACCCTGCGCTGCCCCAGTCGTAGAGGCCACGGACCAAGCGTAG